In Desulfuromonadaceae bacterium, a single window of DNA contains:
- a CDS encoding DegT/DnrJ/EryC1/StrS family aminotransferase, whose protein sequence is MKVPFLELTGPCAQIQSEINAAIQKVINSGWYILGPEVEAFEAEFADYCGVSHCVGVGNGLDALQLILRAMGIGPGDEVIVPAHTFIATWLAVTHVGATPIPVDISLQSFNLDSSLIEAAITTRTKAIMPVHLYGRPARMDLISEIAKRYRLKVIEDAAQAHGARFQGRKAGSLGDAAAFSFYPGKNLGAIGDGGAITTNDPKLAELLRSLRNYGSDEKYVHTHAGVNSRLDEIQAAILRVKLRQLDRWNQRRREISSIYSANISESDLVLPSSHFEEESSWHLYVVRSSIRDRLLNDLQKSGVGVMIHYPVPPYRQDAYKSTSNHCDQFAVTDAICAEILSLPIGPHLTDRQVDLVVNTLKNII, encoded by the coding sequence ATGAAAGTTCCCTTTTTAGAACTAACGGGACCTTGTGCCCAAATTCAATCTGAAATTAACGCCGCAATCCAAAAGGTCATAAACTCCGGGTGGTATATTCTCGGCCCTGAAGTTGAAGCTTTTGAGGCTGAGTTCGCAGACTACTGCGGCGTGTCGCACTGTGTCGGTGTCGGCAACGGTCTCGATGCCTTGCAATTAATTCTGCGCGCCATGGGTATCGGTCCCGGCGATGAGGTGATTGTTCCGGCACACACCTTTATTGCAACCTGGTTGGCCGTGACCCACGTCGGGGCAACACCGATCCCGGTCGATATCTCGCTCCAATCGTTTAACCTGGATTCCAGTTTAATCGAGGCAGCTATAACAACTCGCACAAAAGCGATCATGCCGGTTCATCTTTATGGTCGCCCTGCCCGCATGGATCTTATCTCAGAGATTGCAAAAAGGTATCGGCTGAAAGTTATTGAAGATGCGGCTCAGGCTCATGGTGCTCGCTTTCAAGGGCGCAAGGCGGGTTCTCTCGGCGATGCTGCCGCATTCAGTTTTTATCCGGGGAAAAATCTCGGTGCGATCGGCGATGGTGGCGCAATTACCACCAACGATCCGAAACTGGCAGAGCTTTTGCGCTCTTTGCGAAATTATGGATCTGACGAAAAATATGTGCATACTCATGCAGGTGTGAACAGTCGTCTTGATGAGATTCAGGCCGCTATTTTACGCGTGAAATTGCGGCAACTTGATCGGTGGAATCAACGAAGAAGAGAGATCTCCTCAATTTATAGTGCAAATATCTCAGAATCTGATCTGGTTTTACCCTCAAGCCATTTTGAAGAAGAATCTTCATGGCATCTTTATGTCGTTCGATCCTCTATACGGGATAGATTGTTAAATGATCTGCAGAAGAGCGGGGTGGGGGTTATGATTCATTATCCGGTCCCCCCTTATCGCCAGGATGCGTACAAATCCACGTCTAATCATTGTGATCAATTTGCCGTGACAGATGCAATCTGTGCAGAAATTTTAAGTTTGCCGATCGGACCACATTTAACTGATCGTCAGGTTGACCTAGTTGTCAATACCCTGAAAAACATTATCTGA
- a CDS encoding FdtA/QdtA family cupin domain-containing protein, with translation MCIDKCTVIDLPKISDVRGNLTFIEGKNHVPFDIKRVYYLYDVPGGAERGGHAHKGLHQLIVAMSGSFDVVLDDGCAKKRIHLNRSYQGLYVCPMIWRELDNFSSGSVCMVLASSVYEESDYYRDYNQFLEAVLKFI, from the coding sequence ATGTGTATTGATAAATGTACTGTGATTGATCTTCCTAAAATCTCGGATGTTAGAGGTAACCTGACTTTTATTGAAGGGAAGAATCATGTCCCCTTCGATATCAAGCGGGTTTATTACCTTTATGACGTCCCCGGCGGTGCGGAGCGTGGGGGGCATGCCCACAAGGGACTGCACCAGTTGATTGTTGCCATGTCCGGTAGCTTTGACGTCGTTTTGGATGATGGTTGTGCCAAGAAGCGGATTCATTTAAATCGCTCCTATCAGGGGCTCTATGTCTGTCCAATGATCTGGCGAGAGCTTGATAATTTTTCATCCGGTTCTGTTTGCATGGTCCTGGCTTCTAGTGTTTATGAAGAGTCCGATTATTATCGGGATTATAATCAATTTCTGGAGGCGGTTCTGAAATTTATATGA
- a CDS encoding GNAT family N-acetyltransferase — protein MDVVGKNINLRTVTTDDAEFILSLRSDSDRNKFISKVDNDIDKQIKFIIEYKIRELSKEEYYFVIESKNQELLGVVRIYDFVDDSFCWGSWIIKSGSPSYVAIESALLIYEVSFNHLMFNSSHFDVRRENTKVLDFHKRLGAKIVSNDQLNYYFKYDKSDYELIKLKYSKYLPDVVLVND, from the coding sequence ATGGACGTTGTAGGTAAAAATATAAATTTACGAACTGTTACAACTGATGATGCTGAATTTATTCTCTCCTTGAGGAGCGATTCCGATAGGAATAAATTTATTTCAAAAGTTGATAATGATATCGATAAACAAATTAAGTTTATAATTGAATATAAAATTAGGGAATTGAGTAAAGAAGAATACTATTTTGTAATTGAAAGTAAAAATCAAGAATTGCTTGGTGTTGTGCGTATATATGACTTTGTTGATGACTCATTTTGCTGGGGTAGTTGGATTATAAAAAGCGGTAGTCCATCTTATGTAGCTATTGAGTCTGCACTGCTTATTTATGAGGTTTCATTTAACCACCTGATGTTTAATTCATCACATTTCGACGTGCGTAGAGAGAATACAAAAGTGCTCGATTTTCATAAAAGGCTTGGAGCAAAAATAGTTTCCAATGATCAATTGAATTATTATTTTAAATATGACAAATCAGACTATGAATTGATTAAATTAAAATATAGTAAATATTTACCCGATGTTGTTCTCGTAAATGATTGA
- a CDS encoding ketoacyl-ACP synthase III translates to MAFIVGTSRYLPVKKVDNSDLVQFPEKYRKIIAEKAGILSRRHVSSQCTSDVGANAVRAMLEKNNIAPESIESIICATSSPDRMQPATATRIQELCGLKSAYAFDLNSVCSGAIFALKVASGLISDGAANVLVVAAEVYSKILNPAQLTTFPYFGDGSGSALLSKSHSGYEVVDFVLGSDGSGADVIQVPAGGTMLPFNKVEDEKDLYFQMVGRKVFDFACAKGAEVVDILSERNGIAPDVVISHQANINVIKEISCRSMVPMNKFYINLDRYGNTAAASVLIALDEYLEGNKSADNIFLVAFGGGLSWGGCFLRRR, encoded by the coding sequence ATGGCTTTTATAGTTGGTACATCAAGGTATCTTCCTGTTAAAAAAGTTGACAATAGTGATCTTGTCCAATTCCCAGAAAAATACAGAAAAATCATAGCTGAAAAAGCTGGTATTTTGTCACGTCGTCATGTTTCAAGTCAATGTACGTCCGACGTTGGTGCAAACGCAGTGCGGGCGATGCTTGAGAAAAATAATATTGCACCAGAGTCTATAGAATCCATTATTTGCGCAACTTCATCTCCAGATAGAATGCAGCCAGCAACTGCAACTAGAATTCAAGAACTTTGTGGATTGAAAAGTGCTTATGCTTTTGATCTTAACTCTGTATGTAGTGGTGCAATATTCGCTTTGAAAGTTGCCTCCGGTTTAATTTCAGACGGAGCAGCCAATGTATTGGTTGTCGCAGCTGAGGTTTACAGTAAAATTTTAAATCCTGCTCAATTAACTACTTTCCCATATTTCGGCGATGGATCAGGTTCGGCTTTATTATCAAAGTCTCATTCTGGTTATGAAGTCGTAGATTTTGTCCTCGGAAGCGATGGTAGTGGTGCCGATGTTATTCAGGTTCCCGCAGGTGGAACGATGTTGCCTTTTAACAAAGTTGAGGATGAGAAAGACTTATATTTTCAGATGGTTGGGCGGAAAGTGTTTGATTTTGCATGCGCTAAAGGAGCGGAAGTCGTAGATATCCTTTCTGAGAGAAACGGGATTGCTCCAGATGTAGTAATATCTCATCAAGCCAATATTAATGTTATCAAAGAGATCAGTTGTCGATCCATGGTCCCGATGAATAAATTTTATATTAATCTTGATCGATACGGGAATACGGCTGCCGCTTCTGTCCTGATAGCTTTAGATGAATATTTGGAGGGCAATAAATCAGCTGATAATATTTTCCTGGTTGCATTTGGTGGCGGATTATCTTGGGGTGGTTGTTTCCTTCGGAGAAGATGA
- a CDS encoding glycosyltransferase, with amino-acid sequence MNPLKILHVANRAEQRFWGGRYYALQFKINNGFVRNGHNVYWFSDRDIAKTSSIIPSRSFGKRKCNLKLIEVCKNFRPDVIALSHADIISSQTIKYIKDTLKDVRVFQYNIDGLYTKTNIRNILSKLDVVDYTFMTTAGEALKQVSSVNSRACFMPNPVDPSIDIHRNWEKKDFVYDLFFTAGYSKWLDPQSMRAYALKNLPHDPPGARVFTSTGLWGDAFVSEIGRAKMALNFNQFPPGQTVGPGGNLYMGSSDRISLCLGNGLLVFTDRKNSLASLYGKDAVVEVSDYGDFREAVAYYLANDDERIKIARRGYTVAHSDFNERLVAQYMLETLFGCSYSRGYCWPTDKY; translated from the coding sequence GTGAATCCGCTGAAAATTTTACATGTTGCAAACAGAGCAGAACAACGTTTTTGGGGTGGCAGGTATTATGCGCTGCAATTTAAGATTAATAATGGTTTTGTCAGAAATGGTCATAATGTATACTGGTTCAGCGATAGAGATATTGCAAAAACTTCATCAATTATCCCCTCCAGGAGTTTTGGAAAGAGGAAATGCAATCTGAAACTTATTGAGGTTTGTAAAAACTTCAGACCAGATGTCATTGCTTTGTCGCATGCAGACATTATAAGTAGTCAAACAATAAAATATATTAAAGATACTCTTAAAGATGTCAGGGTATTTCAGTACAATATTGATGGTTTGTATACAAAAACAAATATTAGAAATATATTGAGCAAGCTTGATGTTGTCGATTACACGTTCATGACGACAGCTGGCGAAGCCTTAAAGCAGGTTTCGAGCGTAAACAGTCGCGCTTGCTTTATGCCGAACCCTGTTGATCCCAGTATCGATATCCATCGGAACTGGGAAAAAAAAGATTTCGTTTACGATCTTTTTTTTACGGCCGGATATTCAAAGTGGCTCGATCCGCAGAGCATGCGTGCTTATGCACTGAAGAATTTACCGCATGATCCCCCTGGCGCTCGGGTGTTTACGTCCACCGGGCTTTGGGGGGATGCGTTTGTTTCTGAAATCGGCCGGGCCAAGATGGCGCTTAATTTCAACCAGTTTCCGCCAGGGCAGACAGTTGGGCCCGGTGGCAATCTCTACATGGGGTCTTCCGATCGAATCAGCCTTTGTCTGGGTAATGGACTATTAGTTTTCACTGACCGTAAGAACAGTTTGGCTTCACTTTATGGAAAGGATGCGGTTGTTGAAGTTTCTGATTATGGAGACTTCAGGGAGGCGGTTGCATACTATCTTGCGAATGATGATGAACGTATAAAAATTGCGCGGCGCGGATATACTGTTGCCCATTCAGACTTCAATGAACGTTTGGTTGCACAGTACATGCTTGAGACATTATTCGGTTGTAGCTATTCTCGTGGCTATTGTTGGCCAACTGATAAATATTAG
- a CDS encoding glycosyltransferase family 4 protein: protein MKIVQLLPELNEGGVERGVVELSRELVKLGHESIVISNGGKQAKQIALDGGKHIQLDLCSKNLLTAPIRILKLRRCLRELNPDIIHARSRVPAWLAWLANKTLRIEFVTTVHGFNSVNPYSRVMTFGDRVICVSGAIKTYIQQHYGVPDDIIYVIPRGIDLDTFNPDNLDDEFKQSFKAEYNLAGRFVVTSVGRITQLKDYETLIRAIDSLRTEFPEILGLIVGGVHEDKMNYFQSLQKLISSLGLKENILFTGSQAKVAEIYSLSDVVVSSSKKPESFGRSAAEALAMNVPVVATAHGGMLDIVIEGETGRLFQTGDSVGLADCIISLRDHRLSGLRAFVEDNFTLAGMVAQTLQVYLDLQKEYQDG, encoded by the coding sequence ATGAAAATTGTTCAGCTTTTGCCGGAATTAAATGAGGGCGGGGTGGAACGTGGCGTCGTCGAGCTCAGCCGTGAACTGGTCAAACTCGGGCATGAGAGTATTGTGATCAGTAACGGCGGTAAACAGGCCAAGCAGATTGCTTTGGATGGCGGAAAACATATTCAGCTTGATCTCTGCAGCAAAAATCTGCTGACGGCACCGATTCGGATATTGAAATTACGCCGCTGCCTGCGGGAACTTAACCCGGATATCATTCACGCCCGCAGCCGGGTTCCGGCCTGGCTCGCCTGGCTTGCCAACAAAACCTTACGTATTGAGTTTGTGACCACGGTTCACGGCTTCAACAGCGTCAATCCCTACAGCCGGGTGATGACCTTCGGTGACCGGGTGATCTGTGTCAGCGGGGCGATCAAAACGTATATCCAGCAGCACTACGGCGTGCCGGACGATATTATTTATGTTATCCCGCGTGGGATCGATCTTGATACTTTTAACCCGGATAACCTCGATGACGAGTTCAAACAGTCGTTCAAAGCTGAATATAATCTTGCGGGGCGGTTTGTCGTCACTTCAGTCGGGCGTATTACCCAGTTGAAAGATTATGAGACATTGATCCGGGCGATTGATTCACTCCGCACAGAATTTCCCGAGATTCTAGGATTGATTGTCGGCGGGGTGCACGAAGATAAAATGAACTATTTTCAGTCACTGCAAAAGCTGATAAGTTCTCTGGGTCTGAAAGAGAACATTCTCTTTACCGGCAGTCAGGCGAAGGTTGCCGAGATCTATTCGCTAAGTGACGTGGTTGTCTCCAGCTCGAAAAAGCCGGAAAGTTTTGGCCGTTCGGCAGCCGAAGCGCTGGCAATGAATGTCCCGGTTGTGGCGACAGCCCACGGCGGCATGCTCGATATTGTCATTGAAGGGGAAACGGGACGCTTGTTTCAAACGGGGGATTCTGTCGGACTGGCCGATTGTATCATATCTCTTCGAGATCACAGACTATCCGGGCTGCGGGCGTTTGTTGAAGATAATTTCACCCTTGCCGGAATGGTAGCGCAGACATTGCAGGTTTATCTTGATCTTCAAAAAGAATACCAGGATGGCTGA
- a CDS encoding mitochondrial fission ELM1 family protein: MIPPRQVAILSDGKPGHVNQSIAFADLAGEGYVVAEVKFRNRVCKSLAYLFDRIGLYTTALFRMSGDVQGCTTIVSAGSETYYANRTLATKLGMRSVAVMLPRGYRYSGFDLIIAQEHDRPPVRTNIQILPINLCKVRPQAVFKPEAGSSYLGLVLGGPNKVLRMEPEKLCKQIEQIIKLFPEHQVVVSTSRRTPPEIEAMLLKFDFFKTWLYSDDPANPIPDFLASCDYVFITADSTSMISEAVSFGTSAIEILPLIATGPAVKFSALIKGLERRGCLHRFEGTVEACRTKIDLLAELKKGLQ; the protein is encoded by the coding sequence ATGATACCTCCCCGACAGGTGGCGATTCTCAGTGACGGCAAGCCGGGGCACGTTAACCAGTCTATCGCCTTTGCCGATCTGGCCGGGGAGGGTTATGTCGTTGCCGAAGTGAAATTTCGCAATCGCGTCTGCAAGAGCCTGGCGTATCTTTTTGACCGGATCGGGCTCTACACCACAGCTCTCTTCAGAATGAGCGGTGATGTTCAAGGGTGCACGACAATCGTTTCAGCCGGGTCCGAAACCTATTATGCCAACCGGACTCTGGCAACAAAACTCGGGATGCGGTCTGTCGCCGTTATGCTCCCGCGCGGCTATCGCTACAGCGGCTTTGATCTGATTATCGCTCAGGAGCATGATCGGCCGCCGGTTCGTACCAATATCCAAATCTTGCCGATCAATCTGTGCAAAGTACGCCCACAAGCTGTTTTTAAGCCGGAGGCGGGATCTTCGTATCTCGGATTGGTGCTTGGTGGCCCGAATAAAGTGTTGCGGATGGAGCCGGAGAAGCTTTGCAAACAGATCGAGCAGATAATCAAATTATTCCCGGAGCATCAAGTTGTGGTCAGCACCTCGCGTCGGACCCCTCCTGAAATCGAAGCGATGCTGTTAAAATTCGACTTTTTTAAAACCTGGCTCTATTCAGACGATCCGGCGAATCCGATTCCGGATTTTCTGGCCAGCTGCGATTATGTTTTCATTACCGCAGACTCAACCTCGATGATCAGTGAAGCGGTCAGTTTTGGTACGTCAGCGATCGAAATTCTCCCTCTGATTGCAACCGGACCGGCAGTGAAATTCTCCGCGCTGATTAAAGGGTTGGAACGTCGCGGCTGTCTGCATCGATTCGAGGGAACCGTCGAAGCGTGCCGCACCAAGATTGATCTTCTGGCCGAGCTCAAAAAGGGTTTGCAATGA
- a CDS encoding Trm112 family protein encodes MKKELLDILACPKCKGPVLPDPDQSVLICAACKLAYPVRDDIPVMLIDEAEPV; translated from the coding sequence CTGAAAAAAGAATTACTTGATATCCTTGCCTGCCCGAAATGCAAGGGGCCGGTACTTCCCGACCCCGACCAGTCGGTGCTGATTTGCGCTGCTTGCAAGCTCGCCTATCCGGTGCGTGACGATATCCCGGTGATGCTCATCGACGAGGCTGAACCGGTCTGA
- the lpxK gene encoding tetraacyldisaccharide 4'-kinase: protein MPEWTAFHRRLVLVGPHSLLEWLLWVLLLPLGMLYGLASWLRLLGYRSGVWQRYRAPVPVIGVGNLAVGGTGKTPVVDYLTSGLLAAGYRVAIVSRGYGGNSTRPVTLVSSGSGPLLSAKQCGDEPYLLAQRNPAALVAVGARRRDVVRLVVEELHAEVIVLDDGFQHHAVARDLDLLLLDARQPFTNGWPLPAGLLREFPFAIKRADAVIFTRCDDLSTPVDVGRLPRYHCRYQLAERIRMLSGEDRPFADMVGRNVVAFAGIAGPERFFQQLKAAGVNLLATFAFPDHVDYSDELQQRLIAAADGADFLVTTEKDAVKLPRTFPVPCYQVRLELEFLDQSPPLDRVLKLLKEDRYGAEKRIT, encoded by the coding sequence ATGCCTGAATGGACGGCTTTTCATCGACGTCTGGTGCTGGTCGGCCCACACTCCCTGCTTGAATGGTTGCTGTGGGTCCTGCTCCTTCCGCTGGGGATGCTTTACGGTTTGGCGAGTTGGCTGCGTCTGCTTGGCTATCGCAGCGGAGTCTGGCAGCGTTACCGGGCCCCGGTACCGGTGATTGGCGTGGGGAACCTTGCTGTCGGTGGTACCGGCAAAACCCCCGTGGTCGATTACCTGACCAGCGGGTTGCTTGCCGCTGGCTACCGGGTTGCCATTGTCAGCCGTGGTTATGGCGGGAACAGCACCCGGCCGGTGACACTGGTCAGTAGCGGCAGTGGCCCGCTGCTCTCTGCAAAGCAGTGCGGGGATGAGCCGTATCTGCTGGCACAACGCAACCCCGCAGCGCTGGTGGCGGTCGGGGCGCGGCGCCGGGACGTGGTGCGGTTGGTGGTTGAAGAGTTACATGCCGAGGTGATCGTACTCGATGATGGTTTTCAGCATCACGCCGTGGCCCGCGATCTGGATCTGTTGCTACTCGATGCGCGGCAACCGTTCACTAACGGCTGGCCTTTGCCTGCCGGGCTGTTGCGTGAATTCCCCTTTGCTATCAAGCGTGCCGATGCGGTGATTTTCACCCGCTGTGATGACCTGTCAACGCCGGTCGATGTTGGTCGTCTGCCGCGTTATCACTGCCGCTACCAACTGGCTGAGCGCATCAGGATGTTGTCCGGTGAAGACCGGCCGTTTGCGGATATGGTGGGGCGAAACGTCGTGGCCTTCGCCGGGATCGCCGGCCCGGAAAGGTTTTTTCAGCAACTCAAGGCAGCCGGGGTGAACCTGCTGGCCACATTCGCTTTCCCGGACCATGTCGACTATAGCGATGAATTGCAACAGCGCCTTATCGCTGCTGCCGACGGGGCGGATTTTCTGGTGACGACCGAAAAAGATGCGGTTAAACTTCCACGGACTTTTCCGGTGCCGTGTTATCAGGTGAGGCTCGAACTGGAATTTCTGGATCAGTCCCCCCCCCTGGACCGGGTTCTCAAACTATTAAAGGAGGATCGCTATGGCGCTGAAAAAAGAATTACTTGA
- a CDS encoding 3-deoxy-D-manno-octulosonic acid transferase, with amino-acid sequence MAYLLYDIVALLTGVLLVPYYLLRGVRYGKTRRGIRERLGFYDEARLRKVRNQRVIWVHAVSVGETRAALPLLKALKQEFPRHTLLLTGVTETGRAVADEIDCVDLTIFFPFDLSWVVNRALRLINPALVIIVETELWPNFVRLAHRRKIPLILVNGRISDRSFPRYRRARLLVAPVMQKVTRFAMQSPTDAERVQILGAAARKVTVSGNLKFDIQGRGAADYRLDQVREEFHLPANLAVWAAGSTHPGEEEMVVDVYQQLLSARPELVLLLVPRHPERTRSVAANLRKRGLSCRLRSELTAHSTALQAGEILLIDTLGEMLKIYALAEVVFVGGSLVAIGGHNVLEAALLGKVAVFGPYMQNFREISEKVIACRAGVQVNDVEELFTQTLLLLNDPDLRSEMGRAGAKLIAANAGATARTMQVVGEVLRD; translated from the coding sequence ATGGCTTATCTGCTGTATGACATTGTTGCCCTGCTGACCGGGGTGCTGCTGGTGCCGTATTATCTGTTGCGGGGCGTGCGTTACGGCAAGACGCGGCGCGGGATCCGCGAGCGACTCGGATTTTATGATGAAGCTCGATTACGCAAGGTTCGCAACCAGCGCGTCATCTGGGTGCATGCGGTGTCGGTCGGTGAAACCCGCGCCGCGCTGCCGTTACTCAAGGCGCTCAAGCAGGAATTTCCCCGGCACACGCTGTTGTTGACCGGAGTCACCGAAACCGGACGGGCGGTGGCGGATGAGATCGATTGCGTCGATCTGACGATCTTTTTCCCCTTCGACCTCAGCTGGGTGGTGAACCGGGCGTTACGCCTGATTAATCCCGCGCTGGTGATCATCGTCGAAACCGAGTTGTGGCCGAACTTTGTGCGTCTGGCTCATCGCCGCAAGATTCCGCTGATCCTTGTCAACGGGCGGATTTCAGATCGTTCATTTCCTCGCTATCGCCGCGCCAGGCTGCTGGTTGCTCCGGTGATGCAAAAAGTCACCCGCTTTGCCATGCAGAGCCCGACCGACGCCGAACGGGTCCAGATTCTGGGCGCTGCGGCACGGAAAGTGACGGTCAGCGGCAATCTGAAATTCGATATTCAAGGGCGGGGGGCGGCGGATTATCGCCTTGACCAGGTGCGTGAAGAGTTCCATCTACCGGCAAATCTTGCGGTGTGGGCGGCAGGAAGCACCCATCCGGGGGAAGAGGAGATGGTGGTCGACGTTTATCAGCAACTGTTGAGTGCTCGCCCGGAGCTGGTGTTGCTGCTGGTGCCAAGGCATCCTGAACGGACGCGTTCCGTCGCGGCAAATCTGCGCAAGAGAGGGCTTTCCTGTCGGTTGCGCAGCGAATTGACAGCGCACAGCACAGCGTTGCAAGCCGGTGAAATTTTATTGATCGACACCCTCGGGGAAATGCTCAAGATCTATGCTTTGGCCGAGGTGGTCTTTGTCGGCGGCAGTCTGGTCGCTATCGGCGGCCACAATGTTCTTGAAGCTGCGTTGCTGGGGAAGGTCGCGGTGTTCGGTCCGTATATGCAGAATTTTCGGGAAATTTCTGAAAAAGTTATCGCCTGTCGTGCCGGAGTCCAGGTCAATGATGTCGAGGAACTTTTTACCCAGACGTTACTGTTGCTCAATGACCCGGATTTGCGTAGCGAGATGGGGCGTGCCGGCGCAAAATTGATTGCCGCGAATGCCGGTGCGACGGCCAGGACCATGCAGGTTGTTGGTGAGGTACTGAGGGACTAA
- a CDS encoding lysophospholipid acyltransferase family protein has protein sequence MSKLGKSFKNKLLLTVIPYLAVAVIHLLFRLMKTEIIGKEHLAGCYARGEQVIFSYWHDQLLLMVKAYDGPGAVALVSPSRDGEFLARVVHLLGHGTIRGSSHRGGRAALKEMISCARTKTDFVLTPDGPKGPRHVVKDGVVQLARVTGRPIIPLAFACSRGYRFNSWDRFLLPYPLSRGVYVFGAPLYLHDGEAFTDFKERIQGAMAANVVAAEERLRNYGLSAV, from the coding sequence ATGAGTAAGTTGGGCAAATCATTTAAAAATAAATTATTGTTGACCGTTATTCCTTATCTCGCGGTGGCGGTCATTCATCTGCTGTTTCGGCTGATGAAGACGGAAATTATCGGCAAGGAGCATCTTGCCGGTTGTTATGCACGGGGCGAACAGGTGATCTTCAGTTATTGGCACGATCAGTTGTTGCTGATGGTCAAGGCCTATGATGGACCAGGAGCGGTGGCACTGGTGAGTCCGTCACGCGACGGCGAGTTTCTGGCACGGGTCGTTCATCTTTTGGGACACGGGACGATTCGCGGTTCATCGCATCGGGGGGGACGGGCGGCGCTGAAGGAAATGATTTCCTGTGCGCGAACGAAGACCGATTTTGTCCTCACCCCGGATGGCCCGAAAGGGCCGCGTCATGTGGTGAAAGACGGGGTGGTGCAATTGGCCAGAGTGACCGGACGACCGATCATTCCGCTGGCCTTTGCATGCAGTCGCGGTTATCGTTTTAACAGCTGGGACCGGTTCCTGTTGCCGTATCCTTTGTCACGCGGGGTTTATGTCTTCGGTGCACCCCTCTACCTGCATGACGGTGAAGCGTTTACCGATTTCAAGGAACGTATTCAGGGAGCAATGGCTGCTAATGTTGTTGCTGCCGAAGAGCGCTTAAGGAATTATGGCTTATCTGCTGTATGA